Proteins from one Sphingopyxis terrae subsp. terrae NBRC 15098 genomic window:
- a CDS encoding TrmH family RNA methyltransferase: protein MAPTGQQNARRSRIESLSNPLVKRMRLLREKRHRRAEGLFLAEGLRIATEAREAGILPRWLFLADEGAAHPLARTLIDATLASGGEVIDTTPAILSKLSGKDNPQTIVGIYAEPRTALSDLDRDAAPIWLVAERLRDPGNLGTMLRTGDAVGAGGLILLGESTDPYGVEAVRASMGAIFTQRLVQAEWDEFLPWLRSGRGELVATWLGDDTKDYQAVRYAAPTFILIGNESQGLPQAYAEAADVRVKMPMMGKADSLNAAVAAAVMAYEVLNQQRS from the coding sequence ATGGCCCCGACCGGCCAGCAAAACGCCCGCCGTTCCCGAATCGAAAGCCTGTCGAACCCGCTCGTAAAGCGGATGCGGCTGTTGCGCGAAAAGCGGCATCGCCGCGCCGAAGGGCTGTTCCTGGCCGAAGGGCTGCGCATCGCGACCGAAGCGCGCGAGGCGGGCATATTGCCGCGCTGGCTGTTTCTGGCCGACGAGGGCGCCGCGCATCCGCTCGCGCGGACGCTGATCGACGCGACGCTGGCGAGCGGCGGAGAGGTGATCGACACGACGCCGGCAATCCTCTCCAAATTGTCGGGCAAGGACAATCCGCAGACGATCGTCGGCATCTATGCCGAGCCGCGGACCGCGCTATCCGACCTCGACCGCGACGCGGCGCCGATCTGGCTGGTTGCCGAACGGCTGCGCGATCCCGGCAATCTGGGCACCATGCTGCGCACCGGCGACGCGGTCGGCGCCGGCGGGTTGATCCTGCTCGGCGAATCGACCGATCCCTATGGTGTCGAAGCCGTGCGCGCGAGCATGGGGGCGATCTTCACCCAGCGGCTGGTGCAGGCCGAATGGGACGAGTTTCTGCCCTGGCTGCGCAGCGGGCGCGGCGAACTGGTCGCAACCTGGCTCGGCGACGACACCAAGGATTATCAGGCGGTGCGTTATGCCGCCCCCACCTTCATCCTGATCGGCAATGAATCGCAGGGCCTGCCGCAAGCCTATGCCGAAGCCGCCGACGTGCGCGTAAAAATGCCGATGATGGGCAAGGCCGACAGCCTGAACGCGGCCGTTGCGGCCGCGGTCATGGCCTATGAAGTGCTGAACCAGCAGCGAAGCTGA
- a CDS encoding META domain-containing protein: protein MKMLLVPALAAAATLAGCAATGTGPATPAPPAEAYMALGTEPGWTLEITPARLAYNGDYGATRIAVANPGARPSFNGERYVTGRLTVDVTHSACSDGMSDRRYRDTVTVTADGKTVNGCGGAILPPADLTGTSWTFVSIGGTPVAADRPTELFFEGGRMSGSAGCNRFGGSYAVKDGMLTAGQLAATLMACPGAGMAQERAFFDLMKTPVRLSFPSDGTMVLTGESGQTAVLKRVI, encoded by the coding sequence ATGAAGATGCTGCTTGTCCCCGCCCTCGCCGCCGCAGCGACGCTTGCCGGCTGCGCTGCCACCGGCACCGGACCCGCGACGCCCGCTCCGCCGGCCGAGGCCTATATGGCACTAGGGACCGAGCCGGGCTGGACGCTGGAAATCACGCCCGCGCGCCTTGCCTATAATGGCGATTATGGCGCGACGCGCATCGCGGTCGCCAACCCCGGCGCGCGGCCGAGTTTCAACGGCGAGCGCTATGTGACCGGCCGGCTGACCGTCGATGTGACGCACAGCGCGTGCAGCGACGGGATGAGCGACCGCCGGTATCGCGACACGGTGACCGTCACCGCCGACGGCAAGACGGTGAATGGCTGCGGCGGCGCGATCTTGCCGCCCGCCGACCTTACCGGCACCAGCTGGACCTTCGTGTCGATTGGTGGCACGCCGGTCGCCGCCGATCGCCCCACCGAGCTGTTCTTTGAGGGAGGACGGATGAGCGGCAGCGCGGGCTGCAATCGCTTCGGGGGCAGCTATGCCGTCAAGGACGGCATGCTGACCGCAGGACAGCTTGCGGCGACGCTGATGGCCTGCCCCGGCGCCGGCATGGCGCAGGAACGCGCCTTCTTCGACCTGATGAAAACGCCGGTGCGGCTGAGCTTCCCGTCCGACGGCACGATGGTGCTGACCGGCGAAAGCGGCCAGACGGCGGTGCTGAAGCGCGTAATCTGA
- a CDS encoding DNA recombination protein RmuC, producing the protein MTLPLLLAVVAALVVGAVIGWLFAGRQAGGLKAERDGLAERFRVAVTDLAAEAEARKAADIQLASLLAEQKARDAAHDAQIAQLKEAQAALTAQFREVGQAMLGEAQKNFLERADQRFRQSEESAGQNLKALLQPVHERLAKYEEAVGKVEAERRDAFGLLHGQIAAMREGTERVSSEAAKLVNALRNAPKARGRWGEQQLRNVLESCGLSEHADFQTEVSVADGEGGRLRPDVVVKVPGGQSLVIDAKVSLNAYQDAFGAVDEAEKTAHLAAHAAAMKAHVNTLSAKAYWNQFDDTPDYVVMFVPGEHFLAAALDHDAELWDYAFDRKVLLATPTNLIAIARTVAAVWRQEKLAGQAREIAALGKELYARMATMGGHIARVGKNLDQATGAYNAFVGSFESQVLTQAKRFEALDVETGGKEIPVLPVAEQAARPLAKLAAAPAAVNDASE; encoded by the coding sequence ATGACCTTGCCCCTGCTCCTAGCCGTCGTTGCCGCCCTTGTCGTCGGTGCCGTGATCGGCTGGCTGTTCGCTGGACGGCAGGCGGGCGGGCTCAAGGCCGAACGCGACGGGCTCGCCGAACGGTTCAGGGTCGCCGTCACCGATCTCGCCGCCGAAGCGGAGGCACGCAAGGCCGCCGATATCCAGCTCGCGTCGCTGCTCGCCGAACAAAAGGCGCGCGACGCGGCCCACGACGCGCAGATCGCGCAGCTCAAGGAGGCACAGGCGGCGCTCACCGCGCAATTCCGCGAGGTCGGACAGGCGATGCTGGGCGAGGCGCAGAAAAACTTCCTCGAACGTGCCGATCAGCGGTTCCGCCAGAGTGAGGAAAGCGCGGGGCAGAATCTGAAGGCGCTGCTCCAGCCGGTTCACGAACGGCTGGCCAAATATGAAGAGGCGGTCGGCAAGGTCGAGGCCGAACGTCGCGACGCCTTCGGGCTGCTGCACGGCCAGATCGCCGCCATGCGCGAAGGGACCGAGCGCGTGTCGAGCGAGGCGGCGAAGCTGGTCAACGCGCTGCGCAACGCGCCCAAGGCGCGCGGCCGCTGGGGCGAGCAACAGCTGCGCAATGTGCTCGAAAGCTGCGGCCTGTCCGAACATGCCGATTTCCAGACCGAAGTAAGCGTCGCCGATGGCGAAGGCGGGCGGCTGCGTCCCGACGTCGTGGTCAAGGTGCCGGGCGGGCAAAGCCTGGTCATCGACGCCAAAGTGTCGCTCAACGCCTATCAGGACGCGTTCGGCGCGGTCGACGAAGCCGAAAAGACCGCGCATCTCGCCGCACATGCCGCGGCGATGAAGGCGCACGTCAACACGCTGAGCGCCAAAGCCTATTGGAACCAGTTCGACGACACGCCCGACTATGTGGTGATGTTCGTTCCCGGCGAACATTTCCTCGCCGCCGCGCTCGATCATGACGCCGAGCTTTGGGATTATGCCTTCGACCGCAAGGTGCTGCTCGCCACGCCGACCAACCTGATCGCGATTGCGCGCACCGTCGCGGCGGTCTGGCGGCAGGAAAAGCTGGCGGGGCAGGCGCGCGAGATCGCCGCGCTCGGCAAGGAGCTTTATGCGCGCATGGCGACGATGGGCGGGCATATCGCCCGCGTCGGCAAGAATCTGGATCAGGCGACCGGCGCCTACAACGCCTTTGTGGGCAGCTTCGAAAGCCAGGTGCTGACGCAGGCGAAGCGTTTCGAGGCGCTCGACGTCGAGACGGGCGGCAAGGAAATTCCCGTGCTGCCCGTTGCCGAACAGGCGGCGCGGCCGCTGGCGAAGCTTGCGGCGGCACCGGCTGCGGTAAACGACGCGAGCGAATGA
- a CDS encoding alkaline phosphatase D family protein: MHQLWAEMDRRLLMKLGTAGLAAMALPGAAQAMAAQGFTHGVASGEPGPRSVLLWTRYAAAADTALTAEVSDTADFVRIVGGGSVTAAGDADHTAKLRVDGLEPGRWYFYRFVAPDGTMSVTGRTRTLPEGAAGAFTLALFSCANLPFGWFNAYGHAAARSDIDLVVHVGDYLYEYKVGTYPSAKEAVPGRLIQPSNELIALADYRLRYAAYRSDADLQRLHQLFPIVAQWDDHEFANDTWKGGAENHQPDEGDWSAREAAAMRAYDEWMPVGGARWRSYQVGDLATIFLPETRITARDKQFEIGDILADKGDAAAALKQFAETGYRDPARQLLGSEQEKWLFDGFAASAKSGTRWQVCAQQIVMGSLFTPPESKNWFGANLPDYVQRRVEIGQLAAKAGLPLNMDSWDGYPAARDRLLAAAQRAGANLVTLSGDSHNAWAFDLTHGGRPAGIEVGGHSVTSPGFESYTPAIPDDIRVAALRATSPQLRWANTRDRGYATVALTPERVTADWHFVSSVRSHDRALASSHRMTATRGRNAYDKG, translated from the coding sequence GCCTGCTGATGAAGCTCGGCACGGCAGGGCTTGCCGCCATGGCCTTGCCTGGCGCGGCGCAGGCGATGGCGGCACAGGGCTTCACCCACGGGGTCGCGAGTGGCGAGCCCGGTCCGCGGTCGGTGCTGCTATGGACGCGCTATGCCGCTGCGGCCGACACCGCGCTGACGGCCGAGGTGTCGGACACGGCCGACTTCGTGCGCATCGTCGGTGGCGGCAGCGTCACCGCCGCCGGCGACGCGGATCACACCGCCAAGCTGCGCGTCGACGGTCTCGAGCCCGGCCGCTGGTATTTCTATCGCTTTGTCGCGCCCGACGGCACGATGTCGGTGACGGGGCGTACGCGCACCTTGCCGGAAGGGGCAGCGGGCGCCTTCACCCTGGCGCTGTTCTCCTGCGCGAATCTGCCCTTCGGCTGGTTCAACGCCTATGGCCATGCGGCCGCCCGTTCGGACATCGATCTGGTCGTTCACGTCGGCGATTATCTCTACGAATATAAGGTCGGCACCTATCCGTCGGCGAAAGAGGCGGTGCCCGGCCGCCTGATCCAGCCTTCGAACGAGCTGATCGCGCTCGCCGATTACCGGCTGCGCTATGCCGCCTATCGCAGCGACGCCGATTTGCAGCGCCTTCACCAGCTGTTCCCGATCGTCGCGCAGTGGGACGATCATGAATTTGCCAATGACACCTGGAAGGGCGGGGCCGAAAACCACCAACCCGACGAGGGCGACTGGAGCGCGCGCGAAGCCGCCGCCATGCGCGCCTATGACGAATGGATGCCGGTCGGCGGCGCGCGCTGGCGCAGCTATCAGGTCGGCGATCTGGCGACGATCTTCCTGCCCGAAACGCGCATCACCGCGCGCGACAAGCAGTTCGAGATCGGCGACATCCTTGCCGACAAGGGCGACGCGGCCGCCGCGCTCAAGCAATTTGCCGAAACCGGTTATCGCGACCCAGCGCGGCAGTTGCTGGGCAGTGAGCAGGAAAAATGGCTGTTCGACGGCTTCGCGGCATCGGCGAAATCTGGCACGCGTTGGCAGGTCTGCGCGCAGCAGATTGTCATGGGCAGCCTGTTCACGCCGCCCGAATCGAAAAACTGGTTCGGCGCCAACCTGCCCGACTATGTGCAGCGCCGGGTCGAGATCGGTCAGCTCGCCGCCAAGGCCGGGCTGCCGCTCAATATGGACAGTTGGGACGGCTATCCCGCCGCGCGCGACCGCCTGCTCGCCGCGGCGCAGCGCGCCGGCGCCAATCTCGTCACCCTGTCGGGCGACAGCCACAATGCCTGGGCCTTCGACCTGACGCATGGCGGCCGACCGGCGGGGATCGAGGTCGGCGGACACAGCGTCACCTCGCCGGGGTTCGAAAGCTACACGCCGGCCATCCCCGACGACATACGGGTCGCCGCCCTGCGCGCCACGTCGCCGCAGCTGCGCTGGGCGAACACGCGCGATCGCGGCTATGCGACGGTGGCGCTGACGCCCGAGCGTGTCACTGCCGACTGGCATTTCGTCAGCTCGGTGCGCAGCCACGACCGCGCGCTCGCCTCGTCGCACCGGATGACCGCGACGCGCGGCCGCAATGCCTATGACAAGGGCTGA